In the Klebsiella aerogenes KCTC 2190 genome, one interval contains:
- a CDS encoding amino acid synthesis family protein, giving the protein MHPAIRKTLVTTETLYVDGGKAAEKPLVMIAAAAVIRNPWAGLGYVDDLAPQIREFAPILGELLTGLILKEAGSGEKVEAFGKSAIVGLDGELEHASALIHTLHFGNHYRSAVQSKSYLAFNNTRGPANSPVLIPMMNKNDEGSREHYLTMQFNICDAPRYDEIVIALGAALGGRPHHRIGNRYSDLKELGHDAQNPAAV; this is encoded by the coding sequence ATGCATCCGGCAATTCGTAAAACGTTAGTCACAACGGAAACGTTGTATGTCGATGGCGGTAAAGCAGCAGAAAAACCGCTGGTGATGATTGCCGCCGCCGCGGTGATCCGCAATCCGTGGGCGGGGCTGGGCTATGTCGATGACCTTGCGCCGCAAATCCGTGAATTCGCGCCAATCCTTGGCGAGCTGCTCACCGGCCTGATCCTCAAGGAAGCTGGTAGCGGTGAAAAAGTCGAAGCGTTTGGTAAAAGCGCGATCGTCGGCCTTGATGGCGAGCTGGAACACGCTTCGGCGCTTATCCACACGCTGCACTTCGGTAACCACTACCGCAGCGCGGTGCAGAGTAAGAGCTATCTGGCGTTTAACAATACTCGCGGGCCGGCGAACTCACCGGTGCTGATCCCAATGATGAACAAGAATGATGAAGGCAGCCGTGAGCACTACCTGACCATGCAGTTCAACATCTGCGATGCGCCGCGTTATGACGAAATCGTTATTGCGCTGGGCGCGGCGCTGGGCGGACGCCCGCATCACCGTATTGGCAACCGTTATTCCGACCTGAAAGAGTTAGGCCATGATGCGCAAAACCCAGCTGCTGTCTGA
- a CDS encoding GntR family transcriptional regulator, which yields MVDNHSLKIDAVPVTLRELALTKVRQAIIAGYFKAGDRLVERQLTEQLGVSRSVVREVIRYLEAEGLIETLPKKGPIVAVLNWESAEQIYKIRMLLEQEAASDCARLANDDDKHQLYQQLQLIAQASREQDDIKRVEASQAFYETLFRVAKHTIAWEIVQRLNSRISRLRALTLASPERQVAGFERMSRIYDAIENNDPQQARQAVLEHLTEAAQLAKQILSSQE from the coding sequence ATGGTTGATAACCATTCACTCAAAATTGACGCCGTTCCGGTCACATTACGCGAGTTGGCGCTCACAAAAGTGCGCCAGGCGATTATCGCCGGCTATTTCAAAGCTGGCGACCGGCTGGTCGAACGCCAGCTTACCGAGCAGCTTGGCGTCAGCCGCAGCGTGGTCAGAGAAGTGATCCGCTATCTTGAGGCCGAAGGGCTGATTGAGACGCTGCCGAAAAAAGGCCCAATCGTTGCCGTTTTAAACTGGGAAAGCGCAGAGCAGATCTACAAAATCCGTATGCTGCTTGAACAAGAAGCCGCCAGCGATTGCGCCAGACTCGCTAACGATGATGATAAGCACCAGCTATATCAGCAGCTCCAGCTAATTGCCCAAGCCTCGCGCGAGCAGGATGATATTAAACGGGTTGAAGCCTCACAGGCCTTCTATGAAACCCTGTTCCGGGTTGCTAAGCACACCATTGCCTGGGAAATCGTTCAACGCCTCAATAGCCGCATTAGCCGTTTACGTGCGCTCACGCTGGCATCGCCGGAGCGGCAAGTTGCCGGCTTTGAACGGATGTCGCGCATCTATGACGCCATCGAAAACAACGATCCTCAGCAGGCCAGACAAGCGGTACTGGAGCATCTGACCGAAGCCGCGCAGCTTGCCAAACAGATTCTATCCTCACAGGAGTAA
- a CDS encoding DUF1330 domain-containing protein, with amino-acid sequence MAAYWIAHVNIHDPEQYQHYMDLAPAAFKRYHARFVARGGRAQTLEGQSFAKHVLIEFDDMESALACYHSEEYQQARAARADVADAMITIVEGLPA; translated from the coding sequence ATGGCCGCTTACTGGATTGCCCACGTCAACATTCACGATCCCGAGCAATATCAGCATTATATGGATCTCGCCCCAGCAGCGTTCAAACGCTACCACGCGCGCTTTGTCGCTCGCGGCGGCCGGGCGCAAACGCTGGAGGGACAATCCTTCGCCAAGCACGTACTTATTGAGTTTGACGATATGGAAAGCGCGCTGGCCTGCTACCACTCAGAGGAATATCAACAGGCGCGCGCCGCACGCGCGGACGTTGCCGACGCCATGATAACCATCGTTGAAGGTTTACCCGCCTGA
- a CDS encoding PLP-dependent aminotransferase family protein, which produces MHDRRLAARAGELKPSAVRELLKHSKLPGVISLGGGIPAPELFDTEGLNLAVQKVMSERFNDAFQYGLTEGYPPLRQAVSEICQSRGVACSASQVYITSGSQQSLDIVARTLLDPGDAVVVERPTYLAALQVFQLAQANILSVDTDDNGMLVEQLADLLETTKVKAVYLVPTFGNPGGKTLSDDRRQRLVALAKQHDFVIIEDDPYGEISFTDKVRRPLYQHAIEQGCEERVVYTSTFSKILAPGMRIGWIVMPEWLAHQAVIVKQAADLHTNMLSQVITAEYLEMNRLNDQIALIREDYRKKCVALADALESRLGEHLEFSRPEGGMFLWARFRYPFDTMAWLEKTLENGVVYVPGEAFYNDNPDTRTLRLSYSTVSEAGLLTAVERLAKSL; this is translated from the coding sequence ATGCACGATCGGCGCCTCGCCGCCCGCGCGGGTGAACTTAAGCCCTCCGCCGTCCGCGAACTTCTCAAACACAGTAAACTGCCTGGCGTCATTTCGCTTGGCGGCGGTATTCCGGCTCCGGAACTGTTTGATACCGAAGGTCTCAACCTCGCGGTGCAAAAGGTGATGAGTGAACGTTTTAATGATGCGTTCCAGTACGGCCTTACCGAAGGATATCCGCCGCTGCGCCAGGCGGTGAGCGAAATCTGCCAGTCGCGCGGCGTGGCCTGCTCGGCAAGCCAGGTGTATATCACCTCCGGTTCGCAGCAATCGCTGGATATCGTCGCCCGCACGCTGCTCGATCCGGGCGATGCGGTCGTCGTTGAACGTCCGACCTACCTTGCCGCGCTGCAGGTATTCCAGCTGGCGCAGGCGAATATCCTGAGCGTCGATACCGACGATAACGGCATGCTGGTTGAACAACTGGCCGATCTGCTGGAAACCACTAAGGTTAAAGCGGTCTATCTGGTGCCGACATTTGGCAACCCTGGCGGTAAAACCCTCAGCGACGATCGTCGCCAGCGGCTGGTGGCGCTAGCGAAGCAACATGATTTTGTGATCATCGAAGACGATCCCTACGGCGAAATCAGCTTCACCGATAAAGTACGTCGTCCGCTGTATCAACATGCGATCGAACAAGGCTGTGAAGAACGGGTGGTGTACACCTCCACGTTCTCCAAGATCCTCGCGCCGGGAATGCGTATCGGCTGGATCGTGATGCCGGAATGGCTGGCGCACCAGGCGGTGATCGTGAAGCAGGCGGCGGATCTGCATACTAATATGCTCTCTCAGGTTATCACCGCTGAGTATCTGGAAATGAATCGCCTGAACGATCAGATCGCTCTGATCCGCGAAGACTACCGCAAGAAGTGCGTGGCGCTGGCTGATGCGCTGGAAAGTCGTCTTGGCGAGCATCTTGAGTTTAGCCGCCCGGAAGGGGGAATGTTCCTCTGGGCCCGTTTCCGCTATCCGTTCGATACCATGGCGTGGCTTGAGAAGACGTTGGAAAACGGCGTGGTTTACGTACCTGGTGAAGCGTTCTACAACGATAATCCGGATACCCGCACGCTGCGTCTTTCCTACTCGACGGTTTCTGAAGCCGGTCTGCTGACCGCCGTCGAACGTCTGGCGAAATCGCTGTAA
- the gss gene encoding bifunctional glutathionylspermidine amidase/synthase, translating to MSKGSTSIDAPFGTLLGYAPGGVAIYSSNYSSLNPQDYPDDAAFRSYIGNEYMGHKWQCVEFARRFLFLTYGFVFTDVGMAYEIFSLRFLREVVNDNILPLQAFANGSRRPPIAGSLLIWQKGGEFKHTGHVAVITQLVGNKVRIAEQNVIHAPLPQGQQWTRELTLEVKDGVYTIKDTFADTEILGWMIQTADTEHSLPQPVLPGEEMKIRGARLPNKGQFRGNWLNEKDALQKAYVEANGHFINQDPYQYFTISESAEQELIKATNELHLMYLHATDKVMKDDNLLALFDIPKILWPRLRLSWQRRRHHMITGRMDFCMDERGLKVYEYNADSASCHTEGGLILEQWLKQGYRGTGHNPAENLLEELAGAWKHSRARPFVHIMQDKDLEENYHAQFIQRSLTEAGFESKILFGLDELRWDAAGQLIDGDGRLVNCVWKTWAWETAIEQVREVSADEYAAVPIRTGHPQNEVRLIDVLLRPEVLVFEPLWTVIPGNKAILPVLWSLFPHHRYLLDTDFVVNDELAKTGYAVKPISGRCGNNIDLISPHDEVLDQTSGQFVDRKNIYQQLWCLPKVDGKYIQVCTFTVGGNYGGTCLRGDDSLVVKKESDIEPLVVLKDDE from the coding sequence ATGAGTAAAGGATCGACCAGTATTGACGCCCCTTTCGGCACGCTTTTGGGCTACGCGCCGGGCGGCGTGGCAATTTATTCTTCGAATTACAGTAGCTTAAATCCACAAGATTATCCGGATGACGCCGCTTTCCGCAGCTATATCGGCAACGAGTATATGGGGCATAAATGGCAGTGCGTGGAGTTCGCGCGGCGCTTTTTATTCCTCACCTACGGCTTTGTCTTTACCGACGTCGGTATGGCTTATGAAATCTTCTCGCTGCGCTTTCTGCGCGAAGTGGTCAATGACAACATTCTTCCCCTGCAGGCCTTCGCCAACGGCTCGCGCCGTCCGCCGATCGCCGGTTCGCTGCTAATCTGGCAGAAAGGCGGCGAGTTTAAACATACCGGACACGTGGCGGTGATTACGCAACTGGTAGGGAATAAGGTCCGTATCGCCGAGCAGAACGTCATCCACGCGCCGCTGCCGCAGGGCCAGCAGTGGACCCGCGAGCTGACGCTGGAAGTGAAAGACGGCGTCTACACCATCAAAGATACCTTTGCCGATACCGAAATTTTAGGCTGGATGATCCAGACCGCCGATACCGAGCATAGCCTGCCGCAGCCGGTGCTGCCGGGCGAGGAGATGAAAATCAGAGGCGCGCGGCTGCCGAATAAAGGCCAGTTCCGCGGTAACTGGCTCAATGAGAAAGACGCGCTGCAAAAGGCCTATGTTGAAGCCAACGGTCATTTCATCAATCAGGATCCCTACCAGTACTTCACCATCAGCGAGAGCGCCGAACAGGAACTGATTAAAGCGACCAATGAACTGCATCTGATGTATCTGCACGCCACTGATAAGGTGATGAAGGATGACAACCTGCTGGCGCTGTTCGATATTCCGAAAATTCTCTGGCCTCGTCTGCGCCTCTCGTGGCAGCGCCGCCGTCATCATATGATTACCGGGCGCATGGATTTCTGCATGGATGAGCGCGGGCTGAAGGTGTACGAATACAACGCCGACTCTGCCTCTTGCCATACGGAAGGCGGATTGATCCTCGAACAGTGGCTGAAACAGGGCTATCGCGGTACCGGCCATAATCCGGCGGAAAATCTGCTTGAGGAGCTGGCGGGGGCGTGGAAGCACAGCCGCGCGCGGCCGTTCGTGCACATCATGCAGGATAAGGATCTTGAAGAGAACTACCATGCCCAGTTTATTCAGCGTTCGCTAACCGAGGCGGGCTTTGAGAGCAAAATTCTCTTTGGCCTTGATGAGCTGCGCTGGGATGCCGCCGGACAGCTTATCGATGGCGATGGCCGCCTGGTTAACTGCGTGTGGAAGACCTGGGCGTGGGAAACCGCCATCGAGCAGGTGCGGGAAGTCAGCGCCGATGAGTATGCGGCGGTGCCGATTCGTACCGGTCATCCGCAAAATGAGGTGCGCCTGATTGACGTCCTGCTGCGCCCTGAAGTATTGGTATTCGAACCGCTGTGGACGGTTATCCCCGGCAACAAGGCGATTCTGCCGGTGCTGTGGTCGCTGTTCCCGCATCATCGCTATCTGCTGGATACCGATTTTGTGGTCAATGACGAGCTGGCGAAAACCGGTTATGCGGTCAAACCGATCTCCGGGCGCTGCGGTAATAACATCGATCTGATAAGCCCGCACGATGAGGTATTGGATCAGACCAGCGGGCAATTTGTCGATCGCAAAAATATTTACCAGCAGCTGTGGTGTCTGCCGAAGGTTGACGGCAAGTACATCCAGGTGTGCACTTTTACGGTGGGCGGTAACTATGGCGGAACCTGCCTGCGCGGCGATGATTCGCTGGTGGTGAAGAAAGAGAGCGATATTGAGCCGTTAGTCGTGCTAAAAGACGACGAGTAA
- a CDS encoding DsbA family protein: MSAPSHLNAQPLVWGHGPRTFEVFLEPTCPFSVRAFNKLDELLDEVGAENVTIKIRLQSQPWHLFSGVIVRCVLAASTLPHGREQAHKVLQAVADHREEFEFTDHCSGPNMNTTPQQIIERLERYSHVSLAAAFARPELQNEIKWHSKYARQNGIHVSPTFMVNGLVQPDLGSGDDVSVWAARIMA, from the coding sequence ATGAGCGCACCTTCGCATCTCAATGCCCAGCCGCTGGTCTGGGGACATGGCCCACGGACTTTTGAAGTATTCCTCGAACCAACCTGTCCGTTTTCCGTTCGCGCCTTCAACAAGCTTGATGAATTGCTGGATGAAGTCGGCGCCGAGAACGTCACGATTAAGATTCGCCTGCAGTCCCAGCCGTGGCATCTGTTTTCCGGGGTAATCGTGCGCTGCGTGCTGGCCGCCTCCACCCTGCCGCACGGCAGAGAGCAGGCGCACAAAGTCCTGCAGGCGGTCGCCGATCATCGTGAAGAGTTTGAATTCACCGACCACTGCAGCGGGCCGAATATGAATACCACTCCGCAGCAAATTATCGAGCGCCTTGAGCGCTATAGCCACGTGTCGCTGGCGGCGGCATTTGCCCGCCCTGAGCTGCAAAACGAAATCAAATGGCACAGTAAATACGCCCGCCAGAACGGCATCCATGTGTCGCCGACGTTTATGGTCAACGGCCTGGTGCAGCCCGATCTCGGCAGCGGCGATGACGTCAGCGTGTGGGCCGCGCGGATTATGGCCTGA
- the yghU gene encoding glutathione-dependent disulfide-bond oxidoreductase, translating into MSDNQYQPPKVWEWKQNNGGAFANINRPVSGATHEKVLPVGNHPLQLYSLGTPNGQKVTIMLEELLALGVAGAEYDAWLIRIGEGDQFSSGFVEVNPNSKIPALSDHSTTPPTRVFESGSILLYLAEKFGFFLPKDPAGRTETLNWLFWLQGAAPFLGGGFGHFYNYAPVKIEYAIDRFTMEAKRQLDVLDKQLARGRFVAGEEYTIADMAIWPWYGNVVLGNVYNAAEFLDAGSYVNVLRWAQDVGNRPAVKRGRMVNRTNGPLDEQLHERHDARDFDTQTEDKRQA; encoded by the coding sequence ATGTCCGACAATCAATACCAACCACCGAAAGTATGGGAATGGAAACAGAATAACGGCGGCGCGTTCGCCAATATCAACCGTCCGGTTTCCGGCGCGACGCATGAAAAAGTGCTGCCCGTTGGCAATCACCCGCTGCAGCTCTATTCGCTGGGCACGCCGAACGGGCAGAAAGTGACTATCATGCTGGAAGAGCTGCTGGCGCTGGGCGTGGCTGGCGCTGAGTATGACGCCTGGCTGATTCGTATCGGCGAAGGCGATCAGTTCTCCAGCGGCTTTGTCGAAGTGAACCCAAACTCGAAGATCCCGGCGCTGAGCGACCACTCCACGACTCCGCCGACCCGGGTATTTGAATCCGGCAGCATCCTGCTCTATCTGGCGGAAAAATTTGGTTTCTTCCTGCCGAAAGACCCGGCCGGGCGCACCGAAACGCTGAACTGGCTGTTCTGGCTACAGGGCGCAGCGCCGTTCCTCGGCGGCGGCTTTGGCCACTTCTATAACTATGCGCCGGTGAAAATCGAGTACGCCATCGACCGCTTTACCATGGAAGCGAAACGTCAGCTCGACGTGCTGGATAAGCAGCTGGCGCGCGGCCGCTTTGTGGCGGGGGAAGAGTACACCATCGCCGATATGGCGATCTGGCCGTGGTACGGCAACGTGGTGCTGGGCAACGTCTATAACGCCGCGGAATTCCTCGATGCCGGCAGTTACGTTAACGTGCTGCGCTGGGCGCAGGATGTGGGCAATCGCCCGGCGGTGAAGCGCGGACGGATGGTTAACCGCACCAATGGCCCGCTCGACGAGCAGTTGCACGAGCGCCATGACGCCCGCGATTTCGACACCCAGACCGAAGACAAACGTCAGGCGTAA
- a CDS encoding TIGR00645 family protein → MERFLENAIYASRWLLAPVYFGLSLGLIALSIKFFQEIFHILPHIFSVSESDLILTLLSLVDMTLVGGLLVMVMFSGYENFVSTLDINEGKEKLNWLGKMDATSLKNKVAASIVAISSIHLLRVFMDAKNVPDNKLMWYVIIHLTFVLSAFVMGYLDRLTKVKH, encoded by the coding sequence ATGGAACGCTTTCTGGAAAACGCTATTTATGCTTCGCGCTGGCTGCTGGCGCCGGTTTATTTCGGCCTCTCGCTGGGCCTTATCGCGCTATCGATAAAATTTTTTCAGGAGATATTCCACATCCTGCCGCATATCTTCAGCGTCAGCGAGTCGGATCTGATTCTGACGCTGCTTTCGCTGGTCGATATGACGCTGGTGGGCGGGCTGCTGGTGATGGTGATGTTTTCAGGTTATGAAAACTTCGTTTCGACGCTGGATATTAACGAAGGCAAAGAGAAGCTCAACTGGCTTGGCAAAATGGATGCGACATCGCTGAAAAACAAGGTGGCGGCGTCGATTGTGGCTATCTCTTCCATTCACCTGCTGCGGGTGTTTATGGATGCGAAGAACGTGCCGGATAATAAGCTGATGTGGTACGTCATTATCCATCTCACCTTTGTGCTTTCAGCCTTTGTGATGGGCTATCTCGATCGCCTGACCAAGGTAAAGCACTGA
- the exbD gene encoding TonB system transport protein ExbD, with product MAMHFNENLDDNGEMHDINVTPFIDVMLVLLIIFMVAAPLATVDVKVNLPASSSQPQPRPEKPIYLSVKADKSMFLGNDPVTEESVIASLDALTQGKKDTTVFFRADKTVDYETMMKVMDTLHQAGYLKIGLVGEETVKAK from the coding sequence ATGGCAATGCATTTTAACGAAAACCTCGATGATAACGGCGAAATGCACGACATTAACGTGACGCCATTTATCGACGTCATGTTGGTGCTGTTGATTATCTTTATGGTGGCGGCGCCGCTGGCCACCGTGGACGTCAAAGTCAATCTGCCTGCTTCATCCAGCCAGCCGCAGCCGCGTCCGGAAAAACCGATTTATCTGTCGGTGAAAGCGGACAAATCGATGTTCCTCGGCAACGATCCGGTGACTGAAGAGAGCGTGATTGCCTCGCTGGATGCGCTGACTCAGGGCAAGAAAGACACCACCGTCTTCTTCCGCGCTGACAAAACCGTCGACTACGAGACGATGATGAAAGTGATGGATACGCTGCATCAGGCCGGATATCTGAAGATTGGTCTGGTGGGCGAAGAGACCGTCAAAGCGAAGTAA
- the exbB gene encoding tol-pal system-associated acyl-CoA thioesterase yields the protein MGNNLMQADLSVWGMYHHADIVVKVVMIGLILASVVTWAIFFGKGAEMLSSKRRLKREQQQLSEARSLDQANTIANGFHAKSLTTQLINEANNELELSAGVDDNEGIKERTGFRLERRVAQVGRYMGRGNGYLATIGAISPFVGLFGTVWGIMNSFIGIAQTQTTNLAVVAPGIAEALLATAIGLFAAIPAVVIYNVFARMIASYKASLGDVAAQIMLLQSRDLDLNASGSQPLRPAQKLRVG from the coding sequence GTGGGTAATAATTTGATGCAGGCGGATCTCTCCGTTTGGGGTATGTATCATCACGCCGATATTGTCGTTAAGGTTGTGATGATTGGCTTGATTCTGGCTTCGGTAGTCACCTGGGCTATCTTCTTCGGCAAGGGCGCCGAAATGTTGTCCAGCAAGCGTCGCCTCAAGCGTGAGCAGCAGCAGCTCAGCGAAGCGCGTTCTCTCGATCAGGCTAACACTATCGCGAATGGATTCCATGCCAAAAGCCTGACCACTCAGCTGATTAACGAAGCCAATAATGAGCTGGAACTGTCGGCAGGCGTGGATGACAACGAAGGCATTAAAGAACGTACCGGTTTCCGCCTTGAGCGTCGTGTGGCGCAGGTTGGCCGCTATATGGGCCGCGGTAACGGTTATCTGGCGACTATCGGCGCTATTTCCCCGTTCGTCGGTCTGTTCGGTACCGTCTGGGGCATCATGAACAGCTTTATCGGTATCGCGCAAACGCAGACCACTAACCTCGCGGTTGTCGCACCGGGTATCGCGGAAGCGCTATTGGCAACGGCGATTGGTCTGTTTGCCGCGATTCCGGCGGTGGTTATCTACAACGTTTTCGCCCGCATGATTGCCAGTTACAAAGCGTCTCTTGGCGACGTGGCCGCGCAGATTATGCTGCTGCAAAGCCGCGATCTCGACCTGAACGCCAGTGGTTCTCAGCCGCTGCGTCCGGCGCAGAAATTACGGGTAGGTTGA
- the metC gene encoding cystathionine beta-lyase, protein MADKHLDTALVNAGRRKKYTQGSVNSVIQRASSLVFDTVEAKKHATRNRAKGELFYGRRGTLTHFSLQEAMCELEGGAGCALFPCGAAAVANTILAFVEQGDHVLMTNTAYEPSQDFCTKILAKLGVTTGWFDPLIGADIANLIQPNTKVVFLESPGSITMEVHDVPAIVAAVRRVAPEAIIMIDNTWAAGVLFKALDFGIDISIQAATKYLIGHSDGMIGTAVANARCWEQLCENAYLMGQMVDADTAYMTSRGLRTLGVRLRQHHESSLRVAEWLAQHPQVARVNHPALPGSKGHEFWKRDFSGSSGLFSFVLNKRLTDAELAAYLDNFSLFSMAYSWGGFESLILANQPEHIAAIRLEAEVDFSGTLIRLHIGLENVDDLLADLAAGFARIV, encoded by the coding sequence ATGGCTGATAAACATCTTGATACCGCGCTGGTCAACGCCGGGCGCCGCAAAAAATATACTCAGGGTTCGGTGAATAGCGTCATCCAGCGCGCCTCATCGCTGGTATTCGATACCGTCGAGGCTAAAAAACACGCCACCCGTAACCGCGCCAAAGGCGAGCTGTTTTATGGCCGCCGCGGCACGCTGACCCACTTTTCGCTGCAGGAAGCCATGTGCGAACTGGAAGGCGGCGCCGGCTGCGCCCTCTTCCCCTGCGGCGCGGCCGCGGTCGCTAACACGATTCTGGCCTTCGTCGAACAGGGCGACCACGTGTTAATGACCAACACCGCCTATGAACCCAGCCAGGACTTCTGCACTAAGATCCTCGCAAAGCTCGGGGTGACCACCGGCTGGTTCGATCCGCTCATCGGCGCGGATATCGCCAATCTGATTCAACCCAATACCAAAGTGGTGTTCCTCGAATCCCCCGGCTCGATCACCATGGAAGTGCATGATGTGCCGGCCATCGTCGCCGCCGTGCGCCGCGTCGCGCCGGAAGCTATTATCATGATCGATAACACCTGGGCGGCAGGGGTGCTGTTTAAAGCGCTCGATTTTGGTATCGATATCTCTATCCAGGCGGCAACGAAATATTTAATTGGCCACTCCGACGGAATGATCGGCACCGCAGTGGCCAACGCCCGCTGTTGGGAGCAACTGTGTGAAAACGCCTATCTAATGGGCCAGATGGTCGATGCCGACACCGCCTATATGACCAGCCGCGGTTTACGCACGCTTGGCGTCCGCCTGCGCCAACATCACGAAAGCAGTCTGCGCGTCGCCGAATGGCTGGCGCAGCACCCACAGGTGGCGCGGGTCAATCATCCGGCGCTGCCGGGCAGCAAGGGCCACGAATTCTGGAAGCGCGACTTCAGCGGCAGCAGCGGCCTGTTCTCTTTCGTTCTCAATAAGCGCCTCACCGACGCCGAGCTGGCAGCCTATCTGGACAACTTCAGTCTGTTCAGCATGGCCTACTCATGGGGCGGGTTCGAATCGCTGATCCTCGCCAACCAGCCGGAACATATCGCGGCCATCCGCCTCGAGGCGGAAGTGGATTTCAGCGGTACCCTTATTCGACTGCACATAGGTTTAGAAAATGTTGACGATCTGCTGGCGGATTTAGCGGCAGGCTTCGCGCGTATCGTGTAA
- the yghB gene encoding DedA family general envelope maintenance protein YghB yields MVVIQEIVAALWQHDFAALANPHVVGFVYLVMFATLFLENGLLPASFLPGDSLLLLAGALIAKGVMDFVPTLAILTAAASLGCWLSYLQGRWLGNTNMVKGWLSHLPHKYHQRATNMFDKHGLLALLAGRFLAFVRTLLPTMAGISGLPNRRFQFFNWLSGLLWVGVVTGLGYALSMIPFVKNHEDQVMTCLMVLPIALLVTGLVGTVIVVIKKKYCSA; encoded by the coding sequence ATGGTTGTCATTCAAGAGATTGTCGCCGCGCTGTGGCAACATGATTTTGCCGCATTGGCAAACCCTCACGTTGTGGGTTTTGTATATCTGGTCATGTTCGCGACCCTGTTTCTGGAAAACGGGCTGCTGCCGGCTTCGTTTTTACCGGGCGATAGCCTGTTGCTGCTCGCCGGCGCGCTAATCGCTAAAGGCGTCATGGATTTTGTCCCCACTCTCGCCATCCTAACCGCCGCCGCCAGCCTCGGCTGCTGGCTGAGCTATTTACAGGGGCGCTGGCTGGGTAATACCAATATGGTGAAAGGCTGGCTGTCGCATCTGCCGCACAAATATCACCAGCGCGCCACCAACATGTTTGATAAACACGGCCTGCTGGCGCTGCTGGCCGGGCGCTTTTTGGCGTTTGTCCGCACTCTGCTGCCAACCATGGCGGGCATTTCCGGCCTGCCGAATCGTCGTTTCCAGTTCTTTAACTGGCTGAGCGGCCTGCTGTGGGTTGGTGTCGTCACCGGTCTTGGCTATGCGCTGAGCATGATCCCGTTCGTGAAAAACCACGAAGACCAGGTCATGACCTGCCTGATGGTGCTGCCGATCGCCCTGCTGGTAACCGGCCTCGTTGGTACGGTTATTGTGGTTATCAAGAAGAAATACTGCAGCGCCTGA
- a CDS encoding AraC family transcriptional regulator → MNRAEICQLLTDKVNKLKDKQEMLSELLPDIRLLYGTQPGTRTPVMYQPGIVFLFSGHKIGYINERTFRYDTNEYLLLTVPLPFECETFATPEVPLAGMRLNVDILQLQELLMDIGEDELFQPSVASSGINSAVLSEEILCAAERLLDVMERPLDARILGKQIIREILYHVLIGPCGGALLALVSRQTHFSLISRVLKRIESQYTENLSVDQLAAEANMSVSAFHHNFKSVTSTSPLQYLKTYRLHKARMLMIHDGMKASAAAMRVGYESASQFSREFKRYFGITPGEDAARIRTMQGI, encoded by the coding sequence ATGAACCGTGCCGAGATATGCCAGCTATTAACGGATAAAGTTAACAAGCTGAAAGATAAGCAAGAAATGCTAAGTGAACTGCTGCCGGATATCCGTCTGCTGTACGGGACGCAGCCGGGCACCCGTACGCCGGTGATGTACCAGCCGGGGATCGTTTTTCTCTTTTCCGGCCATAAAATTGGCTATATCAATGAACGAACTTTCCGTTATGACACCAACGAATATTTATTGTTAACCGTCCCGCTGCCGTTCGAATGCGAAACCTTCGCGACCCCAGAAGTGCCGCTGGCGGGAATGCGGTTGAATGTCGATATTTTGCAGTTGCAGGAGCTGCTGATGGATATCGGCGAAGATGAGCTTTTTCAGCCGTCGGTCGCCTCCAGCGGGATCAACTCGGCGGTGTTATCAGAAGAGATCCTCTGCGCGGCGGAGCGCCTGTTAGACGTGATGGAGCGGCCGCTGGACGCGCGCATTCTCGGCAAACAGATTATCCGCGAGATCCTTTATCACGTCCTGATTGGCCCCTGCGGCGGCGCGCTGCTGGCGCTGGTCAGCCGACAGACGCACTTTAGCCTGATTAGCCGCGTTCTGAAGCGTATTGAAAGCCAGTACACCGAAAACCTCAGCGTCGACCAGCTGGCGGCGGAAGCGAATATGAGCGTCTCGGCGTTTCACCATAATTTTAAATCGGTCACCAGCACCTCGCCGCTGCAGTATTTGAAGACCTATCGTCTGCATAAGGCCAGAATGCTGATGATCCATGACGGCATGAAAGCCAGCGCGGCGGCGATGCGCGTCGGCTACGAAAGCGCCTCGCAGTTTAGCCGCGAGTTTAAACGCTATTTCGGTATTACGCCGGGTGAAGATGCCGCGCGTATTCGCACGATGCAGGGGATTTGA